From the genome of Myripristis murdjan chromosome 22, fMyrMur1.1, whole genome shotgun sequence, one region includes:
- the kdm1a gene encoding lysine-specific histone demethylase 1A isoform X1, with translation MDITRCTEKWVKQDKERPPTSSMMLSSKKSDASSSSSSSSSSAGAAGGDRAPTSDAQSGPSVSAAGPADVKKKERSSPSGESGGPPLPHQAGPGGMDQDSAEVRRTSRRKRAKQVEYREMDESLANLSEDEYYSEEERNAKAEKERKQVIPPPAPPVEEENDSEPEEPSGVEGAAFQSRLPHDRMTSQEAACFPDIISGPQQTQKVFLYIRNRTLQLWLDNPKIQLTFEATAQQLEAPYNSDAVLVHRIHSYLERHGLINFGIYKRVKPLPTKKTGKVIIIGGGVSGLAAARQLQSFGMDVTVLEARDRVGGRVATFRKGNYVADLGAMVVTGLGGNPMAVISKQVNMELAKIKQKCPLYEANGQAGERCTSVPKEKDEMVEQEFNRLLEATSYLSHQLDFNFLNNKPVSLGQALEVVIQLQEKHVKDEQIEHWKKIVKTQEDLKELLNKMVTTKERVKELHQQYKEASEVKPPRDITAEFLVKSKHRDLTALCKEYDELAEMQVKLEEKLQELEANPPSDVYLSSRDRQILDWHFANLEFANATPLSTLSLKHWDQDDDFEFTGSHLTVRNGYSCVPVALAEGLDIKLNTAVRQVRYTASGCEVIAVNTRSTTQTFIYKCDAVLCTLPLGVMKQQPPAVQFVPPLPEWKTSAIQRMGFGNLNKVVLCFDRVFWDPSVNLFGHVGSTTASRGELFLFWNLYKAPILLALMAGEAAGIMENISDDVIVGRCLAILKGIFGSSAVPQPKETVVTRWRADPWARGSYSYVAAGSSGNDYDLMAQPITPGPAIPGASQPVPRLFFAGEHTIRNYPATVHGALLSGLREAGRIADQFLGAMYTLPRQTTPTTANNPQQAQPTPTV, from the exons ATGGATATTACCAGGTGCACGGAGAAATGGGTAAAACAAGACAAG GAGAGGCCTCCAACGTCCTCCATGATGCTGTCCAGTAAGAAGTCGGACGCcagctcctcgtcctcctcctcttcatcctcagcGGGGGCAGCAGGAGGGGACCGGGCCCCAACCTCTGACGCCCAGTCTGGTCCTTCAGTGTCAGCTGCAGGCCCTGCAGATGTAAAAAAGAAGGAGAGGTCATCCCCGAGTGGGGAGTCAGGTGGCCCCCCTCTGCCCCACCAGGCTGGCCCTGGGGGGATGGACCAGGACTCAGCCGAAGTCCGCAGGACAAGTCGACGCAAGCGAGCGAAA CAGGTGGAGTACCGCGAGATGGATGAGAGCCTGGCCAATCTGTCTGAGGACGAATATTACTCTGAGGAGGAAAGGAACGCCAAggctgagaaagagaggaagcaaGTCATCCCTCCTCCAGCCCCTCCAGTAGAGGAGGAGAATGACAGTGAACCAGAGGAGCCATCTG gCGTTGAAGGAGCTGCCTTCCAAAGCCGTCTCCCTCATGACCGCATGACATCCCAGGAGGCTGCTTGCTTCCCCGACATCATCAGTGGTCCTCAGCAGACGCAGAAGGTCTTCCTCTACATCCGCAACCGTACA CTCCAACTGTGGCTGGACAACCCAAAGATCCAGCTGACCTTTGAGGCCACGGCACAGCAGCTTGAAGCACCATACAACA GTGATGCTGTGCTCGTCCACAGGATACACAGCTACCTAGAAAGGCATGGCCTCATCAACTTTGGCATTTACAAGAGGGTCAAGCCTTTACCAA CTAAGAAAACGGGGAAAGTCATCATCATTGGTGGAGGTGTGTCCGGCCTAGCTGCAGCCAGGCAGTTACAGAGTTTTGGCATGGATGTAACAGTCTTGGAGGCCAGG GATCGTGTTGGAGGCAGAGTGGCCACATTTAGGAAAGGCAACTATGTGGCTGATCTGGGAGCCATGGTGGTGACAGGGCTGG GAGGGAATCCCATGGCAGTGATCAGTAAGCAGGTGAACATGGAACTGGCCAAAATCAAACAGAAGTGTCCGCTGTATGAAGCCAATGGCCAGGCT GGTGAACGATGCACAAGT gtgccCAAGGAGAAAGATGAGATGGTGGAGCAGGAGTTCAACAGACTGCTGGAGGCCACCTCCTACCTCAGCCACCAGCTGGACTTCAACTTCCTCAACAACAAACCCGTTTCTCTGGGCCAGGCCCTGGAGGTGGTCATACA GTTGCAGGAGAAACATGTAAAGGATGAGCAGATAGAGCACTGGAAGAAGATTGTGAAGACTCAGGAGGACCTCAAGGAGCTCCTCAATAAG ATGGTGACCACTAAGGAGCGGGTTAAGGAGCTCCATCAGCAGTATAAGGAGGCCAGTGAGGTCAAACCACCTCGAGATATCACAGCAGAGTTCCTGGTCAAGAGCAAGCACCGTGACCTCACCGCCCTCTGCAAA GAGTACGATGAGTTGGCAGAGATGCAGGTCAAACTAGAGGAGAAGCTTCAAGAGCTGGAGGCCAATCCACCCAG TGATGTTTACCTGTCATCCAGGGACCGACAGATCCTAGACTGGCACTTTGCCAACTTGGAGTTTGCCAACGCTACACCCCTCTCCACCCTTTCTCTCAAGCATTGGGATCAG GATGACGACTTTGAGTTTACTGGCAGCCACCTGACAGTGAGGAACGGCTACTCATGTGTACCTGTGGCCCTGGCTGAGGGTTTGGACATCAAACTAAACACAGCAGTGCGGCAGGTCCGATACACAGCCTCTG GCTGTGAGGTGATAGCGGTCAACACTCGCTCCACCACGCAGACCTTCATTTATAAGTGCGATGCTGTGCTGTGCACCCTGCCCCTCGGTGTGATGAAGCAGCAGCCCCCCGCTGTGCAGTTTGTCCCCCCTCTGCCAGAGTGGAAGACCTCCGCTATACAGAGGATGGGCTTTGGCAACCTCAACAAG gtggtgttgtgttttgaccGTGTATTTTGGGATCCCAGTGTCAACCTGTTTGGTCATGTTGGCTCCACCACAGCGAGCCGGGGTGAGCTCTTCCTCTTCTGGAACCTTTACAAAG CCCCCATCCTGCTCGCTCTGATGGCTGGAGAAGCTGCTGGCATCATGGAGAACATTAGTGATGATGTTATAGTCGGACGCTGTCTTGCTATCCTGAAGGGAATATTTGGAAGCAGTGCTGTGCCGCAG CCAAAGGAAACCGTGGTAACTCGTTGGCGTGCCGACCCCTGGGCCCGGGGCTCCTACTCGTACGTAGCAGCAGGTTCTTCGGGTAATGACTATGACCTCATGGCACAGCCCATCACCCCTGGCCCCGCCATACCAGGAGCctcacag cctgtccCTCGCCTGTTCTTTGCTGGTGAGCACACCATCAGGAATTACCCAGCCACAGTTCACGGCGCCCTGCTCAGCGGGCTCCGAGAGGCAGGACGCATCGCTGACCAGTTCCTGGGCGCCATGTACACACTCCCCCGACAGACCACACCCACCACCGCCAACAACCCTCAGCAGGCCCAGCCCACCCCTACTGTCTAA
- the kdm1a gene encoding lysine-specific histone demethylase 1A isoform X2, with protein sequence MDITRCTEKWVKQDKERPPTSSMMLSSKKSDASSSSSSSSSSAGAAGGDRAPTSDAQSGPSVSAAGPADVKKKERSSPSGESGGPPLPHQAGPGGMDQDSAEVRRTSRRKRAKVEYREMDESLANLSEDEYYSEEERNAKAEKERKQVIPPPAPPVEEENDSEPEEPSGVEGAAFQSRLPHDRMTSQEAACFPDIISGPQQTQKVFLYIRNRTLQLWLDNPKIQLTFEATAQQLEAPYNSDAVLVHRIHSYLERHGLINFGIYKRVKPLPTKKTGKVIIIGGGVSGLAAARQLQSFGMDVTVLEARDRVGGRVATFRKGNYVADLGAMVVTGLGGNPMAVISKQVNMELAKIKQKCPLYEANGQAGERCTSVPKEKDEMVEQEFNRLLEATSYLSHQLDFNFLNNKPVSLGQALEVVIQLQEKHVKDEQIEHWKKIVKTQEDLKELLNKMVTTKERVKELHQQYKEASEVKPPRDITAEFLVKSKHRDLTALCKEYDELAEMQVKLEEKLQELEANPPSDVYLSSRDRQILDWHFANLEFANATPLSTLSLKHWDQDDDFEFTGSHLTVRNGYSCVPVALAEGLDIKLNTAVRQVRYTASGCEVIAVNTRSTTQTFIYKCDAVLCTLPLGVMKQQPPAVQFVPPLPEWKTSAIQRMGFGNLNKVVLCFDRVFWDPSVNLFGHVGSTTASRGELFLFWNLYKAPILLALMAGEAAGIMENISDDVIVGRCLAILKGIFGSSAVPQPKETVVTRWRADPWARGSYSYVAAGSSGNDYDLMAQPITPGPAIPGASQPVPRLFFAGEHTIRNYPATVHGALLSGLREAGRIADQFLGAMYTLPRQTTPTTANNPQQAQPTPTV encoded by the exons ATGGATATTACCAGGTGCACGGAGAAATGGGTAAAACAAGACAAG GAGAGGCCTCCAACGTCCTCCATGATGCTGTCCAGTAAGAAGTCGGACGCcagctcctcgtcctcctcctcttcatcctcagcGGGGGCAGCAGGAGGGGACCGGGCCCCAACCTCTGACGCCCAGTCTGGTCCTTCAGTGTCAGCTGCAGGCCCTGCAGATGTAAAAAAGAAGGAGAGGTCATCCCCGAGTGGGGAGTCAGGTGGCCCCCCTCTGCCCCACCAGGCTGGCCCTGGGGGGATGGACCAGGACTCAGCCGAAGTCCGCAGGACAAGTCGACGCAAGCGAGCGAAA GTGGAGTACCGCGAGATGGATGAGAGCCTGGCCAATCTGTCTGAGGACGAATATTACTCTGAGGAGGAAAGGAACGCCAAggctgagaaagagaggaagcaaGTCATCCCTCCTCCAGCCCCTCCAGTAGAGGAGGAGAATGACAGTGAACCAGAGGAGCCATCTG gCGTTGAAGGAGCTGCCTTCCAAAGCCGTCTCCCTCATGACCGCATGACATCCCAGGAGGCTGCTTGCTTCCCCGACATCATCAGTGGTCCTCAGCAGACGCAGAAGGTCTTCCTCTACATCCGCAACCGTACA CTCCAACTGTGGCTGGACAACCCAAAGATCCAGCTGACCTTTGAGGCCACGGCACAGCAGCTTGAAGCACCATACAACA GTGATGCTGTGCTCGTCCACAGGATACACAGCTACCTAGAAAGGCATGGCCTCATCAACTTTGGCATTTACAAGAGGGTCAAGCCTTTACCAA CTAAGAAAACGGGGAAAGTCATCATCATTGGTGGAGGTGTGTCCGGCCTAGCTGCAGCCAGGCAGTTACAGAGTTTTGGCATGGATGTAACAGTCTTGGAGGCCAGG GATCGTGTTGGAGGCAGAGTGGCCACATTTAGGAAAGGCAACTATGTGGCTGATCTGGGAGCCATGGTGGTGACAGGGCTGG GAGGGAATCCCATGGCAGTGATCAGTAAGCAGGTGAACATGGAACTGGCCAAAATCAAACAGAAGTGTCCGCTGTATGAAGCCAATGGCCAGGCT GGTGAACGATGCACAAGT gtgccCAAGGAGAAAGATGAGATGGTGGAGCAGGAGTTCAACAGACTGCTGGAGGCCACCTCCTACCTCAGCCACCAGCTGGACTTCAACTTCCTCAACAACAAACCCGTTTCTCTGGGCCAGGCCCTGGAGGTGGTCATACA GTTGCAGGAGAAACATGTAAAGGATGAGCAGATAGAGCACTGGAAGAAGATTGTGAAGACTCAGGAGGACCTCAAGGAGCTCCTCAATAAG ATGGTGACCACTAAGGAGCGGGTTAAGGAGCTCCATCAGCAGTATAAGGAGGCCAGTGAGGTCAAACCACCTCGAGATATCACAGCAGAGTTCCTGGTCAAGAGCAAGCACCGTGACCTCACCGCCCTCTGCAAA GAGTACGATGAGTTGGCAGAGATGCAGGTCAAACTAGAGGAGAAGCTTCAAGAGCTGGAGGCCAATCCACCCAG TGATGTTTACCTGTCATCCAGGGACCGACAGATCCTAGACTGGCACTTTGCCAACTTGGAGTTTGCCAACGCTACACCCCTCTCCACCCTTTCTCTCAAGCATTGGGATCAG GATGACGACTTTGAGTTTACTGGCAGCCACCTGACAGTGAGGAACGGCTACTCATGTGTACCTGTGGCCCTGGCTGAGGGTTTGGACATCAAACTAAACACAGCAGTGCGGCAGGTCCGATACACAGCCTCTG GCTGTGAGGTGATAGCGGTCAACACTCGCTCCACCACGCAGACCTTCATTTATAAGTGCGATGCTGTGCTGTGCACCCTGCCCCTCGGTGTGATGAAGCAGCAGCCCCCCGCTGTGCAGTTTGTCCCCCCTCTGCCAGAGTGGAAGACCTCCGCTATACAGAGGATGGGCTTTGGCAACCTCAACAAG gtggtgttgtgttttgaccGTGTATTTTGGGATCCCAGTGTCAACCTGTTTGGTCATGTTGGCTCCACCACAGCGAGCCGGGGTGAGCTCTTCCTCTTCTGGAACCTTTACAAAG CCCCCATCCTGCTCGCTCTGATGGCTGGAGAAGCTGCTGGCATCATGGAGAACATTAGTGATGATGTTATAGTCGGACGCTGTCTTGCTATCCTGAAGGGAATATTTGGAAGCAGTGCTGTGCCGCAG CCAAAGGAAACCGTGGTAACTCGTTGGCGTGCCGACCCCTGGGCCCGGGGCTCCTACTCGTACGTAGCAGCAGGTTCTTCGGGTAATGACTATGACCTCATGGCACAGCCCATCACCCCTGGCCCCGCCATACCAGGAGCctcacag cctgtccCTCGCCTGTTCTTTGCTGGTGAGCACACCATCAGGAATTACCCAGCCACAGTTCACGGCGCCCTGCTCAGCGGGCTCCGAGAGGCAGGACGCATCGCTGACCAGTTCCTGGGCGCCATGTACACACTCCCCCGACAGACCACACCCACCACCGCCAACAACCCTCAGCAGGCCCAGCCCACCCCTACTGTCTAA
- the kdm1a gene encoding lysine-specific histone demethylase 1A isoform X3: MDITRCTEKWERPPTSSMMLSSKKSDASSSSSSSSSSAGAAGGDRAPTSDAQSGPSVSAAGPADVKKKERSSPSGESGGPPLPHQAGPGGMDQDSAEVRRTSRRKRAKQVEYREMDESLANLSEDEYYSEEERNAKAEKERKQVIPPPAPPVEEENDSEPEEPSGVEGAAFQSRLPHDRMTSQEAACFPDIISGPQQTQKVFLYIRNRTLQLWLDNPKIQLTFEATAQQLEAPYNSDAVLVHRIHSYLERHGLINFGIYKRVKPLPTKKTGKVIIIGGGVSGLAAARQLQSFGMDVTVLEARDRVGGRVATFRKGNYVADLGAMVVTGLGGNPMAVISKQVNMELAKIKQKCPLYEANGQAGERCTSVPKEKDEMVEQEFNRLLEATSYLSHQLDFNFLNNKPVSLGQALEVVIQLQEKHVKDEQIEHWKKIVKTQEDLKELLNKMVTTKERVKELHQQYKEASEVKPPRDITAEFLVKSKHRDLTALCKEYDELAEMQVKLEEKLQELEANPPSDVYLSSRDRQILDWHFANLEFANATPLSTLSLKHWDQDDDFEFTGSHLTVRNGYSCVPVALAEGLDIKLNTAVRQVRYTASGCEVIAVNTRSTTQTFIYKCDAVLCTLPLGVMKQQPPAVQFVPPLPEWKTSAIQRMGFGNLNKVVLCFDRVFWDPSVNLFGHVGSTTASRGELFLFWNLYKAPILLALMAGEAAGIMENISDDVIVGRCLAILKGIFGSSAVPQPKETVVTRWRADPWARGSYSYVAAGSSGNDYDLMAQPITPGPAIPGASQPVPRLFFAGEHTIRNYPATVHGALLSGLREAGRIADQFLGAMYTLPRQTTPTTANNPQQAQPTPTV, encoded by the exons ATGGATATTACCAGGTGCACGGAGAAATGG GAGAGGCCTCCAACGTCCTCCATGATGCTGTCCAGTAAGAAGTCGGACGCcagctcctcgtcctcctcctcttcatcctcagcGGGGGCAGCAGGAGGGGACCGGGCCCCAACCTCTGACGCCCAGTCTGGTCCTTCAGTGTCAGCTGCAGGCCCTGCAGATGTAAAAAAGAAGGAGAGGTCATCCCCGAGTGGGGAGTCAGGTGGCCCCCCTCTGCCCCACCAGGCTGGCCCTGGGGGGATGGACCAGGACTCAGCCGAAGTCCGCAGGACAAGTCGACGCAAGCGAGCGAAA CAGGTGGAGTACCGCGAGATGGATGAGAGCCTGGCCAATCTGTCTGAGGACGAATATTACTCTGAGGAGGAAAGGAACGCCAAggctgagaaagagaggaagcaaGTCATCCCTCCTCCAGCCCCTCCAGTAGAGGAGGAGAATGACAGTGAACCAGAGGAGCCATCTG gCGTTGAAGGAGCTGCCTTCCAAAGCCGTCTCCCTCATGACCGCATGACATCCCAGGAGGCTGCTTGCTTCCCCGACATCATCAGTGGTCCTCAGCAGACGCAGAAGGTCTTCCTCTACATCCGCAACCGTACA CTCCAACTGTGGCTGGACAACCCAAAGATCCAGCTGACCTTTGAGGCCACGGCACAGCAGCTTGAAGCACCATACAACA GTGATGCTGTGCTCGTCCACAGGATACACAGCTACCTAGAAAGGCATGGCCTCATCAACTTTGGCATTTACAAGAGGGTCAAGCCTTTACCAA CTAAGAAAACGGGGAAAGTCATCATCATTGGTGGAGGTGTGTCCGGCCTAGCTGCAGCCAGGCAGTTACAGAGTTTTGGCATGGATGTAACAGTCTTGGAGGCCAGG GATCGTGTTGGAGGCAGAGTGGCCACATTTAGGAAAGGCAACTATGTGGCTGATCTGGGAGCCATGGTGGTGACAGGGCTGG GAGGGAATCCCATGGCAGTGATCAGTAAGCAGGTGAACATGGAACTGGCCAAAATCAAACAGAAGTGTCCGCTGTATGAAGCCAATGGCCAGGCT GGTGAACGATGCACAAGT gtgccCAAGGAGAAAGATGAGATGGTGGAGCAGGAGTTCAACAGACTGCTGGAGGCCACCTCCTACCTCAGCCACCAGCTGGACTTCAACTTCCTCAACAACAAACCCGTTTCTCTGGGCCAGGCCCTGGAGGTGGTCATACA GTTGCAGGAGAAACATGTAAAGGATGAGCAGATAGAGCACTGGAAGAAGATTGTGAAGACTCAGGAGGACCTCAAGGAGCTCCTCAATAAG ATGGTGACCACTAAGGAGCGGGTTAAGGAGCTCCATCAGCAGTATAAGGAGGCCAGTGAGGTCAAACCACCTCGAGATATCACAGCAGAGTTCCTGGTCAAGAGCAAGCACCGTGACCTCACCGCCCTCTGCAAA GAGTACGATGAGTTGGCAGAGATGCAGGTCAAACTAGAGGAGAAGCTTCAAGAGCTGGAGGCCAATCCACCCAG TGATGTTTACCTGTCATCCAGGGACCGACAGATCCTAGACTGGCACTTTGCCAACTTGGAGTTTGCCAACGCTACACCCCTCTCCACCCTTTCTCTCAAGCATTGGGATCAG GATGACGACTTTGAGTTTACTGGCAGCCACCTGACAGTGAGGAACGGCTACTCATGTGTACCTGTGGCCCTGGCTGAGGGTTTGGACATCAAACTAAACACAGCAGTGCGGCAGGTCCGATACACAGCCTCTG GCTGTGAGGTGATAGCGGTCAACACTCGCTCCACCACGCAGACCTTCATTTATAAGTGCGATGCTGTGCTGTGCACCCTGCCCCTCGGTGTGATGAAGCAGCAGCCCCCCGCTGTGCAGTTTGTCCCCCCTCTGCCAGAGTGGAAGACCTCCGCTATACAGAGGATGGGCTTTGGCAACCTCAACAAG gtggtgttgtgttttgaccGTGTATTTTGGGATCCCAGTGTCAACCTGTTTGGTCATGTTGGCTCCACCACAGCGAGCCGGGGTGAGCTCTTCCTCTTCTGGAACCTTTACAAAG CCCCCATCCTGCTCGCTCTGATGGCTGGAGAAGCTGCTGGCATCATGGAGAACATTAGTGATGATGTTATAGTCGGACGCTGTCTTGCTATCCTGAAGGGAATATTTGGAAGCAGTGCTGTGCCGCAG CCAAAGGAAACCGTGGTAACTCGTTGGCGTGCCGACCCCTGGGCCCGGGGCTCCTACTCGTACGTAGCAGCAGGTTCTTCGGGTAATGACTATGACCTCATGGCACAGCCCATCACCCCTGGCCCCGCCATACCAGGAGCctcacag cctgtccCTCGCCTGTTCTTTGCTGGTGAGCACACCATCAGGAATTACCCAGCCACAGTTCACGGCGCCCTGCTCAGCGGGCTCCGAGAGGCAGGACGCATCGCTGACCAGTTCCTGGGCGCCATGTACACACTCCCCCGACAGACCACACCCACCACCGCCAACAACCCTCAGCAGGCCCAGCCCACCCCTACTGTCTAA
- the kdm1a gene encoding lysine-specific histone demethylase 1A isoform X4, which produces MMLSSKKSDASSSSSSSSSSAGAAGGDRAPTSDAQSGPSVSAAGPADVKKKERSSPSGESGGPPLPHQAGPGGMDQDSAEVRRTSRRKRAKQVEYREMDESLANLSEDEYYSEEERNAKAEKERKQVIPPPAPPVEEENDSEPEEPSGVEGAAFQSRLPHDRMTSQEAACFPDIISGPQQTQKVFLYIRNRTLQLWLDNPKIQLTFEATAQQLEAPYNSDAVLVHRIHSYLERHGLINFGIYKRVKPLPTKKTGKVIIIGGGVSGLAAARQLQSFGMDVTVLEARDRVGGRVATFRKGNYVADLGAMVVTGLGGNPMAVISKQVNMELAKIKQKCPLYEANGQAGERCTSVPKEKDEMVEQEFNRLLEATSYLSHQLDFNFLNNKPVSLGQALEVVIQLQEKHVKDEQIEHWKKIVKTQEDLKELLNKMVTTKERVKELHQQYKEASEVKPPRDITAEFLVKSKHRDLTALCKEYDELAEMQVKLEEKLQELEANPPSDVYLSSRDRQILDWHFANLEFANATPLSTLSLKHWDQDDDFEFTGSHLTVRNGYSCVPVALAEGLDIKLNTAVRQVRYTASGCEVIAVNTRSTTQTFIYKCDAVLCTLPLGVMKQQPPAVQFVPPLPEWKTSAIQRMGFGNLNKVVLCFDRVFWDPSVNLFGHVGSTTASRGELFLFWNLYKAPILLALMAGEAAGIMENISDDVIVGRCLAILKGIFGSSAVPQPKETVVTRWRADPWARGSYSYVAAGSSGNDYDLMAQPITPGPAIPGASQPVPRLFFAGEHTIRNYPATVHGALLSGLREAGRIADQFLGAMYTLPRQTTPTTANNPQQAQPTPTV; this is translated from the exons ATGATGCTGTCCAGTAAGAAGTCGGACGCcagctcctcgtcctcctcctcttcatcctcagcGGGGGCAGCAGGAGGGGACCGGGCCCCAACCTCTGACGCCCAGTCTGGTCCTTCAGTGTCAGCTGCAGGCCCTGCAGATGTAAAAAAGAAGGAGAGGTCATCCCCGAGTGGGGAGTCAGGTGGCCCCCCTCTGCCCCACCAGGCTGGCCCTGGGGGGATGGACCAGGACTCAGCCGAAGTCCGCAGGACAAGTCGACGCAAGCGAGCGAAA CAGGTGGAGTACCGCGAGATGGATGAGAGCCTGGCCAATCTGTCTGAGGACGAATATTACTCTGAGGAGGAAAGGAACGCCAAggctgagaaagagaggaagcaaGTCATCCCTCCTCCAGCCCCTCCAGTAGAGGAGGAGAATGACAGTGAACCAGAGGAGCCATCTG gCGTTGAAGGAGCTGCCTTCCAAAGCCGTCTCCCTCATGACCGCATGACATCCCAGGAGGCTGCTTGCTTCCCCGACATCATCAGTGGTCCTCAGCAGACGCAGAAGGTCTTCCTCTACATCCGCAACCGTACA CTCCAACTGTGGCTGGACAACCCAAAGATCCAGCTGACCTTTGAGGCCACGGCACAGCAGCTTGAAGCACCATACAACA GTGATGCTGTGCTCGTCCACAGGATACACAGCTACCTAGAAAGGCATGGCCTCATCAACTTTGGCATTTACAAGAGGGTCAAGCCTTTACCAA CTAAGAAAACGGGGAAAGTCATCATCATTGGTGGAGGTGTGTCCGGCCTAGCTGCAGCCAGGCAGTTACAGAGTTTTGGCATGGATGTAACAGTCTTGGAGGCCAGG GATCGTGTTGGAGGCAGAGTGGCCACATTTAGGAAAGGCAACTATGTGGCTGATCTGGGAGCCATGGTGGTGACAGGGCTGG GAGGGAATCCCATGGCAGTGATCAGTAAGCAGGTGAACATGGAACTGGCCAAAATCAAACAGAAGTGTCCGCTGTATGAAGCCAATGGCCAGGCT GGTGAACGATGCACAAGT gtgccCAAGGAGAAAGATGAGATGGTGGAGCAGGAGTTCAACAGACTGCTGGAGGCCACCTCCTACCTCAGCCACCAGCTGGACTTCAACTTCCTCAACAACAAACCCGTTTCTCTGGGCCAGGCCCTGGAGGTGGTCATACA GTTGCAGGAGAAACATGTAAAGGATGAGCAGATAGAGCACTGGAAGAAGATTGTGAAGACTCAGGAGGACCTCAAGGAGCTCCTCAATAAG ATGGTGACCACTAAGGAGCGGGTTAAGGAGCTCCATCAGCAGTATAAGGAGGCCAGTGAGGTCAAACCACCTCGAGATATCACAGCAGAGTTCCTGGTCAAGAGCAAGCACCGTGACCTCACCGCCCTCTGCAAA GAGTACGATGAGTTGGCAGAGATGCAGGTCAAACTAGAGGAGAAGCTTCAAGAGCTGGAGGCCAATCCACCCAG TGATGTTTACCTGTCATCCAGGGACCGACAGATCCTAGACTGGCACTTTGCCAACTTGGAGTTTGCCAACGCTACACCCCTCTCCACCCTTTCTCTCAAGCATTGGGATCAG GATGACGACTTTGAGTTTACTGGCAGCCACCTGACAGTGAGGAACGGCTACTCATGTGTACCTGTGGCCCTGGCTGAGGGTTTGGACATCAAACTAAACACAGCAGTGCGGCAGGTCCGATACACAGCCTCTG GCTGTGAGGTGATAGCGGTCAACACTCGCTCCACCACGCAGACCTTCATTTATAAGTGCGATGCTGTGCTGTGCACCCTGCCCCTCGGTGTGATGAAGCAGCAGCCCCCCGCTGTGCAGTTTGTCCCCCCTCTGCCAGAGTGGAAGACCTCCGCTATACAGAGGATGGGCTTTGGCAACCTCAACAAG gtggtgttgtgttttgaccGTGTATTTTGGGATCCCAGTGTCAACCTGTTTGGTCATGTTGGCTCCACCACAGCGAGCCGGGGTGAGCTCTTCCTCTTCTGGAACCTTTACAAAG CCCCCATCCTGCTCGCTCTGATGGCTGGAGAAGCTGCTGGCATCATGGAGAACATTAGTGATGATGTTATAGTCGGACGCTGTCTTGCTATCCTGAAGGGAATATTTGGAAGCAGTGCTGTGCCGCAG CCAAAGGAAACCGTGGTAACTCGTTGGCGTGCCGACCCCTGGGCCCGGGGCTCCTACTCGTACGTAGCAGCAGGTTCTTCGGGTAATGACTATGACCTCATGGCACAGCCCATCACCCCTGGCCCCGCCATACCAGGAGCctcacag cctgtccCTCGCCTGTTCTTTGCTGGTGAGCACACCATCAGGAATTACCCAGCCACAGTTCACGGCGCCCTGCTCAGCGGGCTCCGAGAGGCAGGACGCATCGCTGACCAGTTCCTGGGCGCCATGTACACACTCCCCCGACAGACCACACCCACCACCGCCAACAACCCTCAGCAGGCCCAGCCCACCCCTACTGTCTAA